The genomic window CTGAGAAAAGTTATCTCCAGGGTGCTGGAAAGGAGGCTTCGGCCAAATGTCGAACCTCGAATATAGGGGGAACAATGTGGTTTGATTGTGTTCCGCAGAAGGTCTTGTGGGAGATTCTGCGGGAGTATGGGGTGCGGGGGCTGTTAGCTATCTGATCTCTGTGGGACcaaagtgagagctgtgtccgcatacttggcacaaagtctGGCACGTTCTCAGTGCATGTTGGCCTCCACCAGGGTTGCCCCTTGTCACTGATCCTGTGTGTAATTTTCATGGACAGCATCATAAGGTGCAACCGGGGAAGAAGGGTCTCCAGTTTGGGGAcctctgtctctgctttttgcagatgatgtggctTCTTCGAGCTTGGACTTTCAGCAGGCATTTGGGTAGTTTGCAGATGAGCAGCTAGGATGAGAGTCAGTACCTCCAACtctggttctctgccggaacacgttggattgctctctctcggtggggagcgagtctttgccccaagtgagggagtttaagtatctcagggATTCGTGGgtgagggtaaaatggagcgtgagatcgacAGGCGGATTAgtgcagcgtcagcagttaTGAGGGTGTTGTACTGGACTGTTGAAGGGAGGAGGGAGCTGAgctggaaggcaaagctttcaatttaccagtcagtctacgttccaaccctcacatATGGTCATGTGCTGTGGGTCTTGACCGGAAGAATAAGATCTCGGATACAAGcgactgaaatgagtttcctctgaagggtgtctggcctcggccttagagagagggtcaggagctcagacatcaggagggagctcggagtagagccgctgctccttcacATCGAATGGAGTCAGTTGAGGCAATTCAGCATTTGATAAGGCTGCCTCCCAATCGCCTCCCTTTGTTCTGggaggagctggaaaatgtTGCCGTTGAGAGGGATATCTTGGTTGATCTTCTTGGACTGTTGCCTCcgtgacccgaccccggataagcggaagtaaatggatggagggatgaagtcAAAGTCAAAGGATCATTAGTTCctggtgaacaacaggaattaaTAATGCACCCCTTATCAATTCATAAAGAAATGAATCATGAGTCATCATTACTTCATCATGAATTAAACAGTAATTCAATCGAACATTTGTAGGATCATGTAAAGTGTTTCTGAGATTTCTCCAACATAAAGTTCATTTCATAGCTACTTGATTTGTAGAAGACAGGACCATACACAGACTAAGTCCTGAAGCAGCATTGTGGCCCAGTCTCCATGCTGGACTCTGCAGACTAGCAGGCTCGCTTTCTGTCACAAATGATCTGATGTTCTATTTTGttctgctccagctgctccaggagaacatcatcagttttgtaaagaccgagctgaaggagatccagagagctctgagtccagattacccagaatgcttagagagtcagagggaggatgaggatgaagagcagaggaggagtagAGAGTCCTTTCTGgagatcactctgcacttcctgaggagaatgaagcaggaggagctggctgactgtctgcagagcagtaagaggatttgaacacatttaacatgatggagagaggaaatggagacaacatgggagaggtttacatttcaaactctgctgttaatatgatgcacacatttgtatcacatctatgagctgtgagaaagtgttcacagctgatgaagagatttcagagaggaggaaaatcaaatccatcctgatgtctgaaagtgtaaattcatcagactgatagtagcttcagatcattcatcacatttctcttttgttctttcaggaactgttgctgcagagtgcagacgtaaactgaagtctcacctgaaggagaagttccagtgtgtgtttgaggggattgctaaagcaggaaacccaaccctcctgaaccagatctacacagagctctacatcacagagggagggactggagaggTCAATGCTGAACATGAGGTCCgacagattgaagcagcatccaggaccccacacagaccagagaccaCCATCAGACAAGAAGAAATCTTTAAAAGCTCACCTGGAAGAgttgaaccaatcagagcagtgctcacaaagggagtggctggcatcgggaaaacagtcttaacacaaaagttcactctggactgggctgaacacaaagaccaccaggacatccagttcacattccccttcaccttcagagagctgaatgtgctgagagagagaaagttcagcttggtggaacttgttcatcacttctttaatccaaccagagaagcaggactctgcaggtttgaagagatccaggttgtgttcatctttgacggtctggacgagtgtcgacttcctctggacttccacaacaatcagatcctgactgatgttacagagtccacctcagtggatgtgctgctCACAAACCTCATCAAGGggaacctgctcccctctgctcgcctctggatcaccacaagacctgcagcagccaatcagatccctcccgagtgtgttgacatggtgacagaggtcagagggttcactgaccctcagaaggaggagtacttcaCGAAGAGGTTCAGAGATGAGGAGCAGGCCAGCACAATCATCTCCCACATCAAGACATCCagaagcctccacatcatgtgccacatcccggtcttctgctggatcactgctacagttctggaggatgtgctgaagaccagagaaggaggagagctaCCCAAGACCCTGACTCagatgtacatccacttcctggtggtccagtccaaactgaagagcatcaagtatgatggaggagctgagactgatccactctggagtccagagagcagggagatgatccagtctctgggaaaactggcttttgagcagctgcagaaaggaaacctgatcttctatgagTCCGACCTGACAGAATGTGACATCGATATCAGAGCAGCCTCAAtgtactcaggagtgttcacacagatctttagagaggagagaggactgtaccaggaccaggtgttctgcttcatccacctgagcgttcaggagtttctggctgctcttcatgtccatctgaccttcaccaaGTCTGGACTCAACCTGATGGAAGAAAAACAACCAACGTCCCTGATCTCTAAAATCTTTAGACACAAACCTAAACTGAAACGTCTCCATCAGAGTGCTGTGGACCAGGCCTTACAGAGTCCAAACGGACACCTGGACTTGTTCCTGCGGTTCCTCCTAGGTCTTTCACTGCAGACcaatcagactctcctgaaaggtctgctgacacagacaggaagtagctCACAAACCAATCAGGAAACAGTCCAGTACATCAAAATGAAGATCAGTgaggatctgtctgcagagagaaacatcaacctgttccactgtctgaatgaactgaatgatcGTTCTCTAGTGGAGCAGATCCAACGGTCCCTGAGATCAGGACGTCTCTCCACAGAGaaactgtctcctgctcagtggtcagctctggtcttcatcttactgtcctcagagaaagatctggacgtgtttgacctgaagaaatactctgcttcagag from Notolabrus celidotus isolate fNotCel1 chromosome 9, fNotCel1.pri, whole genome shotgun sequence includes these protein-coding regions:
- the LOC117818638 gene encoding NACHT, LRR and PYD domains-containing protein 12-like; the protein is MEFKSVEMSAEERVQRSEAPIGQSAQQHQEQLDSILMLLQENIISFVKTELKEIQRALSPDYPECLESQREDEDEEQRRSRESFLEITLHFLRRMKQEELADCLQSRTVAAECRRKLKSHLKEKFQCVFEGIAKAGNPTLLNQIYTELYITEGGTGEVNAEHEVRQIEAASRTPHRPETTIRQEEIFKSSPGRVEPIRAVLTKGVAGIGKTVLTQKFTLDWAEHKDHQDIQFTFPFTFRELNVLRERKFSLVELVHHFFNPTREAGLCRFEEIQVVFIFDGLDECRLPLDFHNNQILTDVTESTSVDVLLTNLIKGNLLPSARLWITTRPAAANQIPPECVDMVTEVRGFTDPQKEEYFTKRFRDEEQASTIISHIKTSRSLHIMCHIPVFCWITATVLEDVLKTREGGELPKTLTQMYIHFLVVQSKLKSIKYDGGAETDPLWSPESREMIQSLGKLAFEQLQKGNLIFYESDLTECDIDIRAASMYSGVFTQIFREERGLYQDQVFCFIHLSVQEFLAALHVHLTFTKSGLNLMEEKQPTSLISKIFRHKPKLKRLHQSAVDQALQSPNGHLDLFLRFLLGLSLQTNQTLLKGLLTQTGSSSQTNQETVQYIKMKISEDLSAERNINLFHCLNELNDRSLVEQIQRSLRSGRLSTEKLSPAQWSALVFILLSSEKDLDVFDLKKYSASEEALLRLLPAIKASNKAVLSGCNLSERSYEALSSVLSSQSSSLRELDLSNNDLKDSGVKSLSAGLKSPHCKLETLRITGCNLSKRSCEALSSVLSSQSSILRELDLSNNDLKDAGVKLLSARLKSPHCKLETLRFTGCNLSERSCEALSSVLSSQSSSLRELDLSNNDLKDSGLDLLSAGLKSPHCKLETLRFNRCNLSERSCGALSSVLTSQTTSLRELDLSNNDLQDSGVMLLSAGLESVNCKLDTLRLSGCLITDEGCASLASALSSNPSHLRELDLSYNHPGDTGLELLSAGLEDPLCRLDTLRVDHGGEQWLKPGLKKYVCELTLDSNTAHRRLRLSEDNREVTRVREDQSYPDHPDRFDFWNQLLCRDGLTGRCYWEVEWRGEVYISVSYRGIRKKGGSDDCVFGSNDQSWSLIGSDEGYSVRHGNLKTVFPPYSPSDSDRVAVYVDCPAGTLSFYRVSSDSLIHLHTFSTSFTEPLYPGFGLWSYGSSVCVCLLCSRESLLLSTQTLVTQNSC